TAGCTGGTCAAGCTTTTACTTTTCGCGGCCAGTCCGGCCGCAACGCCTTAGTGTCAAGACGCATGACCTGAGCTTGCTTCGGTCGTCAAAGCATCGAGCGCAATGAGGAGATTTCGATCAAGGCCGTCAAACGTATCCCAGCGTACGCCCCATGTATCGATGCGGTGGATGTTTGTTATTCCTACTATCGATTTTACCGATCTTGCCGGATGCTATTAGAAGATCCTGAATGAAGGCGCGCAGGCGGGTCCGTCCTCGTGATTACTGCGTCGGCTGGGTGCCGGGACGAAGTCGGAGGGAACATGTGCGGGATTGTGGGTATCGTCGGGCAGCAGCCGGTCTCGGAGCGGCTGGTTGATGCGTTGAAGCGCCTGGAATACCGGGGATACGATTCGGCCGGCGTTGCGACGATCATCGACGGTGCCTTGCATCGCCGGCGCGCCGAGGGCAAGCTCGTCAATCTCGAGGCGAGACTGAAGGAAGAGCCGCTGAGCGCCACCATCGGGATCGCCCACACCCGCTGGGCGACCCATGGAGCGCCCAGCGAACGCAATGCCCATCCGCATTTTACTGATGGCGTCGCCGTCGTTCACAACGGCATCATCGAGAATTTTGCCGAGTTGAAGGACGAGCTTTCGGAGTCGGGTGCCGAATTCCAGACGGAGACCGATACCGAGGTCGTCGCCCAGCTCCTGGCGAGATTTCGCCGCGACGGCCTGGGACGGCGCGAGGCGATGCATGCGATGCTGAAGCGGGTGAGGGGCGCCTATGCACTCGCTATTCTTTTCGAAGACGATCCATCGACGATCATGGCGGCCCGCAACGGCCCGCCGCTGGCGATCGGTCATGGCAACGGCGAGATGTTCCTCGGCTCCGATGCCATCGCCCTGGCGCCCTTCACCAATGAAATCACCTATCTGATCGACGGCGACTGGGCGGTGATCGGCAAGACCGGGGTCCATATCTTCGACATGGACGGCAACTTCGTCACGCGGCCGCGCCAGGTGTCCACGGCCGCCGCCTTTATGGTCGACAAGGGCGATCATCGCCATTTCATGGAGAAGGAAATATACGAGCAGCCGGAGGTCATCTCCCATACGCTCAGCCATTATATCAACTTCATCGATAATCAGGTGCTGCCGGTTTCCCACGATATCGACTTCGCCAAGGTGCCAAGCCTGGCGATCTCCGCTTGCGGCACGGCTTACTTGGCCGGGCTGATCGGCAAATACTGGTTCGAGCGCTATGCCCGACTGCCGGTCGAGATCGATGTCGCTTCCGAGTTCCGCTACCGCGAAATCCCGCTGTCTCCGCAGTCGGCGGCGCTCTTCATCTCGCAGTCGGGCGAGACCGCCGACACGCTCGCATCGCTCCGATATTGCAAGGAACAGGGCCTGAAGATCGGCGCTGTCGTCAACGCCTGCGAGTCGACCATTGCCCGGGAGGCCGATGCCGTCTTCCCGATCCTCGCTGGCCCGGAGATCGGCGTTGCCTCTACCAAGGCCTTCACCTGCCAGCTTGCTGTTCTCGCTGCGCTCGCCATCGGCGCAGGCAAGGCGCGCGGCACAGTCACCGATGATCAGGAGCAGGCGCTGGTGAAGAGCTTGACCGGGATGCCGCGCATCATGAGACAGGTGCTGAAGAGCATCAAGCCGAAGATCGAGCTCCTGTCGCGGGAACTGTCGATATGCCGTGACGTGCTCTATCTCGGCCGCGGCACGAGTTTTCCCTTAGCGATGGAGGGCGCGCTGAAGCTCAAGGAGATTTCCTATATCCACGCCGGAGGCTATGCGGCTGGTGAATTGAAGCACGGTCCGATCGCGCTGATCGATGAAAACATGCCGGTCATCGTCATCGCCCCAAATGATCGGTTCTTCGAAAAGACCGTCTCCAACATGCAGGAGGTGGCGGCTCGCGGCGGACGGATCATCCTGATCACCGACGAAAAAGGGGCAGCCGCATCGAAACTCGACACGATGCACACGATCGTGCTGCCGAACGTGGACGAGGTCATCGCCCCGATGATCTTTTCCTTGCCGCTGCAGCTTCTCGCTTATCATACGGCGGTCTTCATGGGCACAGATGTCGACCAACCGCGCAATCTCGCCAAATCGGTCACCGTCGAATGATTGTGACGCTTTCATAGCTCGCTCGGAAAACACCAACACCTTCGTATTTAGATATCAACGCTCGGATGGAGATCCAGATGACGAAAATTGTTCGGTGCAATTTCGGGAAACTCGCGGTCGCCGTAACCATGGCAATCGCCATCCTTACTTCGGCAGGTCGGGCGATTGCGCAGATTAAACATGGCAGCCCGATCGAGCTTGCTCAAGTCGACATCAGCACCGCCGTCCGGCAGGACATCGTAAACGAAGTTCGTATAGCCGGCTCTCTCACGCCCGTTCGACGTTCGACACTGACATCTCGGGTATCCTCGACAATCAGTGAGCTGCCCGTGCAGATCGGAGACGTGGTCAAAGCCGGCGACCTCCTCGTCCGTTTTGATACGGAAGCTCTCGGATCAGCCGTGACGGCGCGAAAAGCAGAGATGGATGCCCTTAATGCCCAGGTCGAACTCGCTGAGTCGGTATTTAAGCGAAACACCACGCTGGGTGAACGAGGCGCGGCATCGGAGGCGACGGGGCTTGCAGCGCGGGCCAACGTGCTCAATCTTCGCGCGCAGCTCAGAGTGAAACAGGCTGAGGTCGCAGATGCCGAACGATCGCTCTCCTATGCGGAATTGCGCGCCGAGTTCGATGGCATCATTGCTGCGCGTCCGGTGGAACAGGGACAGACCGTGCCGCTGAACACTGAAATGATGACTATTGTCGAGCTCAACCGGATGGAAGTTGACGCCGGGGTTCCCACAAGCCGCATCCCGCTCGTTCGCCCCAAGCAGCCTGTAGAGCTGACAGTAGAGGGCTTTCCCGGCCGGACATTCCCTGGAGCGGTCGTCCGCATCTCGCCCACCGCGGTCGCCGGATCCCGTGCCGTGCGGGTATTCATCGCCATCGATAACAACGACGGCCTGTTGCGAGGCGGGATGTTCACCACCGGCATCCTCAAAGTCGACGACCAGAAGGATGTCATAGCACTTCCGGCGGCCTCGATCCGGTATGACGCAGTTGGGCCTTTCGTTCTCAAGGTGGAACGAGGGGTTTTGCGCAGACAACCTGTCGAGGTAGGCAGGAGTTGGAGCGACCGGAATCTTGTGCAGGTATCGGGGGTGAACGAGGGCGATGTTATCGTCAGCGCCCCCTTGCCCGATCTGGTCGCCGATACACGGGTGACCATCGAGGGCACCTGACGGATGTTTCTTACGCGTATAAGCGTCAACCATCCTGTCTTCGCCACGATGATGATGGTGACTATCCTTGTGCTTGGCCTGTTTTCATATGGCCGGCTCGGCGTCGACCACTACCCCGAGACCGACCTCCCGATCGTCGTGGTCGCGACCACCTACACCGGAGCGTCGCCGGTATCAGTCGAAAGCGAGATCTCACGACCGATTGAATCGGCGCTCAACACCATTGGCGGCATCGACAGCATTACCTCGGAGTCCTACGAAGGACGTTCGGTCGTCGTGGTCGAGTTCGAACTTGATGTGGACTCACAGGTCGCGGCGCAGGAGGTACGCGACAGGGTTGCGCGGCTGGGAGCGAAATTCCCCGACGGAGTCGATACCCCTCAGGTCACGCGCTTCAAACCGGACGGCCAGGCAATTCTCTCTGTCGCAGCATCCTCGTCGATCCGGACGCTGCGCGAAATCACCACGCTTGCTAATCGCGTGATCACTAATCGCCTGAGCGCCATATCCGGCGTCGGCCAGATTTCACTGGTTGGCGGCAGCGAGCGGCAGGTTCTCGTGGTCGTGGATCCTGATCGTTTAGAGGCTTATGGGATCGGTGTCTCTACCGTCATGGATGCAATCCGACGCGAGAACCAGGATCGCGCGGCGGGAACGCTCGTATCCGGTATCAACCAGCGGATCGTGACGGTCGAGGGCCGCATCGCGGATGCTTCAGGCTTCAACAGCATCATCATCGCTCATAGTGGCGGCTATCCCGTCTACCTCTCGAATGTAGCGACGGTTCTCGACACAGGTGGTGAAGTGACCAGTCTTGCAAACTATCAGAGCATGACATCTCTTGGGTTGCAAATCGTCAAGGTCCAGGGCGCGAACACGGTAGAGGTGGCGTCCGCACTTCGCAGGGAAATCTCTGTGTTGAACGCAGAACTGGCAAAGGAGAACGTCCGGCTCACCATCACACGTGACAATTCCCGCCCCATAGCCTCTCAGGTTTTCGAAGTTGAGCGAACGCTTATCGAAGGCGGTGTTCTGGCTGTGCTGATCGTGTTCGTGTTTCTGAACTCCTGGCGATCCACGGTCATCACCGGCCTCACGCTCCCGATTTCAGTCATCGGCACATTCGCGACCATCTACGCTCTCGGC
The DNA window shown above is from Rhizobium favelukesii and carries:
- a CDS encoding efflux RND transporter periplasmic adaptor subunit codes for the protein MTKIVRCNFGKLAVAVTMAIAILTSAGRAIAQIKHGSPIELAQVDISTAVRQDIVNEVRIAGSLTPVRRSTLTSRVSSTISELPVQIGDVVKAGDLLVRFDTEALGSAVTARKAEMDALNAQVELAESVFKRNTTLGERGAASEATGLAARANVLNLRAQLRVKQAEVADAERSLSYAELRAEFDGIIAARPVEQGQTVPLNTEMMTIVELNRMEVDAGVPTSRIPLVRPKQPVELTVEGFPGRTFPGAVVRISPTAVAGSRAVRVFIAIDNNDGLLRGGMFTTGILKVDDQKDVIALPAASIRYDAVGPFVLKVERGVLRRQPVEVGRSWSDRNLVQVSGVNEGDVIVSAPLPDLVADTRVTIEGT
- the glmS gene encoding glutamine--fructose-6-phosphate transaminase (isomerizing) yields the protein MCGIVGIVGQQPVSERLVDALKRLEYRGYDSAGVATIIDGALHRRRAEGKLVNLEARLKEEPLSATIGIAHTRWATHGAPSERNAHPHFTDGVAVVHNGIIENFAELKDELSESGAEFQTETDTEVVAQLLARFRRDGLGRREAMHAMLKRVRGAYALAILFEDDPSTIMAARNGPPLAIGHGNGEMFLGSDAIALAPFTNEITYLIDGDWAVIGKTGVHIFDMDGNFVTRPRQVSTAAAFMVDKGDHRHFMEKEIYEQPEVISHTLSHYINFIDNQVLPVSHDIDFAKVPSLAISACGTAYLAGLIGKYWFERYARLPVEIDVASEFRYREIPLSPQSAALFISQSGETADTLASLRYCKEQGLKIGAVVNACESTIAREADAVFPILAGPEIGVASTKAFTCQLAVLAALAIGAGKARGTVTDDQEQALVKSLTGMPRIMRQVLKSIKPKIELLSRELSICRDVLYLGRGTSFPLAMEGALKLKEISYIHAGGYAAGELKHGPIALIDENMPVIVIAPNDRFFEKTVSNMQEVAARGGRIILITDEKGAAASKLDTMHTIVLPNVDEVIAPMIFSLPLQLLAYHTAVFMGTDVDQPRNLAKSVTVE